The Rhizobium rhododendri nucleotide sequence CGGCCTGCGTCCACATATCCAGAAGACATTCTGGATGATGATTGTCGGCACGCTGGCAATCACCGGTTTTGGCATTCCGTTCACCTCGATCGGCTTTGCCGGCTTCTTCTCCAAGGATGCCGTCATCGAGGCCTCCTTCGCCTCGAACAGCCCGGTCGCAGGCTTTGCCTTCACGCTGCTGGTCATTGCCGCGCTATTCACCAGCTTCTACTCCTGGCGCCTGATCTTCCTCACCTTCTTCGGCAAGCCACGCGCCTCGCACGAGGTCATGCACCATGTGCATGAATCCCCCAACGTCATGCTGGTGCCGCTCTATGTGCTCGGCCTCGGCGCGCTGGCGGCCGGCTTCCTCTTCCACAGCGAATTTGTCGGCGAAGGCTTCGAGCACTTCTGGAAGGGCGCCCTGTTCATGGCGCCGACCAACCATATCCTCGAAGAGATGGAGCATCTGCCGACTTGGGTCGAACTCAGCCCGTTCATCGCCATGGTGATCGGTTTCGTGCTGGCCTGGTACATGTACATCAAATCGCCGGAGACGCCGAAGGCGCTGGCCCGCCAGCAGCGCGTGCTCTACGAATTCCTGCTCAACAAGTGGTACTTCGACGAACTCTACGACTTCCTGTTCGTCCGGTCCTCCAAGGCCCTCGGCCGCTTCCTGTGGCACGGCGTGGATGAGGGCACGATCGATCGGTTCGGCCCGAACGGTGTTGCCGCCCGTGTCGTCGACCTTGCCAACCAGGTCGTTCGCTTGCAGACCGGCTACCTCTACCACTATGCCTTCGCGATGCTGCTCGGCGTTGCAGCCCTCGTTACCTGGATGATGCTCGGGAGTTCTATCTGATGACCGATTGGCCAATTCTTTCCACGGTCATTTTCCTGCCGCTGGTCGGCTGCCTGCTGTTGTTGTTCATGCGTGACGACACACCCGCCGGCCGCCAGAATATCATGATCATCTCGCTCGTGACGACGCTCGTCACCTTCGTGGTGTCACTCTTCGTCTGGATCGGCTTCGACAACGGCAATGCCGGCTTCCAGATGGTCGAGAAATACAACTGGCTTGCCCGCGGCATCTCCTATCATGTCGGCGTCGATGGCATTTCCATGCTGTTCATCGTGCTGTCGACCTTCCTGATGCCGTTCGGCGTGCTGACCTCATGGAATGCGATCACCTACCGCGTTCGCGACTACATGATCGCCTTTCTGGTGCTCGAAACGGTCATCCTCGGCGTGTTCGCGTCGCTCGATATCGTGCTGTTCTACGTATTCTTCGAGGCCAGCCTGATCCCGATGTTCCTGATCATCGGCGTATGGGGTGGCCCACGGCGCATCTATGCCTCGTTCAAGTTCTTCCTTTATACGCTGCTCGGCTCGATCTTCATGCTGGTCGCGATCATCGTCGTCTATAACGAGGTCGGCTCCACCGCCATTCCGGACATCCTTGCCCATCATTATACGGAGCGAATGCAGTTCTGGTTGTGGCTGGCGTTCTTTGTTTCCTTCGCGGTGAAAGTGCCGATGTGGCCGTTCCACACCTGGCTCCCCGACGCCCACGTCGAGGCGCCGACCGCAGGCTCGGTCGACCTTGCGGCGCTGCTTCTGAAGTTCGGCGGCTACGGCTTCCTGCGCTTCTCCCTGCCGATGTTCCCCGACGCGTCTGCCTATTTCGCGCCTATGATGATGGTGCTTTCGGTCATCGCCATCATCTACGCGTCCTACGTGGCCCTGATGCAGACGGACATCAAGAAGATGATCGCCTACTCCTCGGTCGCCCACATGGGCTACGTGACGATGGGTATCTTCGCGGTCAATCAGCAGGGCATCCACGGCGCCCTTTTCCAGATGCTGTCGCACGGTCTTATCTCTGGCGCGCTGTTCCTTTGCGTCGGCGTTATCTATGAGCGCATGCACACCCGCGACATCACCGCCTATGGCGGCATCGTCAGCACCATGCCGAAATACGCGGTGGCCTTCATGTTCTTCACCATGGCCAATGTCGGTCTGCCCGGCACGTCCGGTTTCGTCGGCGAGCTGCTGACTACGATCGGCGTCTTCCGCATCAGCACCTGGACGGCGTTCTTTGCCGCTACCGGCGTTATCCTGTCGGCTGCCTACATGCTCTGGCTCTATCGCCGAATGATCTTCGGTGCGGTCACCAACCCGAAGATCAAGGACCTCCTCGACATCTCGATCCGGGAAAAGTTCATCGTCTATCCGATGATCCTGGTGACGCTGTTCTTCGGGATCTATCCGCAGCCTGTTTTCGACGTCTCCGCTGCGTCTGTCGACTTGCTGATACATAACTACAATGCTGCGCTGCACGTCACGCCGCTTGCACCACAGCCGAAGTAAGAACGGGACGTATGGACATGATCGCGGAAACAATTTCAGCTAGTCTTTATCTCTCCGTCCCGGAGATCATCCTTGCTATCGGCGCGCTGGTGCTGCTGATGGTCGGCGTGTTCGCAGGTGAACGCTCGGGGCGGCTGGTCACCGGACTTGCCATTCTGGTGCTCATCGCCGCAGCGCTGTGGATCTTGTTCGTCCAGGGCACCGGCTCAGCCTATGGCGGTGCCTACGTCGCCGATGGCTACGCGCGCTTCATGAAGATCACGGCCCTGGTGGGCTCTGGCGTCGCCATGTTCATGGTGATGGGCGAGGGCAGCGACGAGCAGCTCGACCGCTTCGAATATCCGGTCCTGCTGCTGCTGGCGACGCTGGGCATCGTCCTGATGATCTCGGCCCACGACCTGATTTCGCTCTACCTGTCGTTGGAACTGCAGTCGCTGGCACTTTACGTCGTCTGCGCCATCAATCGCGACAGCCTGCGCTCGACGGAAGCCGGCCTCAAATATTTCGTCCTCGGCGCCCTCTCGTCCGGCATGCTGCTCTACGGCATGTCTCTGGTCTACGGCTTCACCGGCCACACGACGTTCGATGGCATCGCCACGGCGCTGGCCGGCGGACGGTCGCTCGGTCTGGTGTTCGGCCTGGTCTTCGTGATCGCCGGTCTCGCCTTCAAGATCTCGGCCGTGCCGTTCCATATGTGGACGCCTGATGTGTACGAAGGTGCACCCACCGGCGTTACAGCCTTCCTCTCGGGCGCACCTAAGGTCGCCGCCATGGCGCTGCTTGTGCGTATCACCACCACCGCTTTCCACCCCGTCATCGGCGACTGGCAGCAGATCATCATCTTCGTCGCAATCGCCTCGATGCTGCTCGGTTCCTTTGCCGCTGTCGGCCAGCCAAACATCAAGCGGCTGATGGCCTATTCGTCGATCGCAAACATGGGTTATGCGCTGGTCGGCCTTGCCGCCGCAAATGCACACGGCGTGTCGAGCGTGATGATGTATATGCTGATATACATGATCATGACGCTTGGCGCCTTTGCCTGCATCATGGCCATGCGCCTGAAGGACGGAACACGCGTAGAGAAGGTCAGCGATCTCGCCGGCCTGTCGGTGACCAACCCTTTCATGGCATTTGTGCTGACGATCCAGATGTTTTCCATGGCCGGCATTCCGCCCATGGCTGGCTTCTTTGCCAAGTATTTCGTCTTCACGGCGGCCGTCGAAGCGAAGCTCTATGCCCTGTCGGTCATCGGCCTGATGGCCTCGGTCGTCGGTGCCTACTACTATCTGCGCGTCGTTCGTGTCATGTGGTTCGATAAGGCGACTGTCGAGTTTGCGAGGGTTCCCGGCACGCTGCGCATCGTCTTCGGCGCTTCATGCATCTTCGTGCTCGCCTATGCCTTCTTCGGCGGCGCGCTTGGAACGGCGGCAGACGTCGCGGCCACGACGCTGTTTTGACGGCGGCGGATACAGGACGTCGGCGGGAGGTCGACTATCGGCACGTGGCGCTTGGCGAGACTATCTCTACCAACAGCGAATGCCTGTCGCGGGCACGGGCCGGCGACAGCGGCAATCTCTGGGTCACGGCTTCACGGCAGACAGGTGGGCGCGGGCGTCGTGGCCGTGCCTGGGCGTCCGAGCCTGGCAATCTCTATTCTTCCCTTCTGCTCATAGATCTCGCGCCGATGGAGCGGATTGGGTCGCTTCCTCTGGCTGTTGCGGTTGCGGTCCAGGAGGCAGTGCGATCGGTGATGCCAGCCGGCGGTAACCCGGTCGAAGTCAAATGGCCGAACGATGTCCTGATCGGCCGCAAAAAGACCAGCGGCATCCTGATCGAGGGCGAGGCGCTGTCTGACGGCCGCTACGCACTTGTCATAGGCATCGGCATAAATGTTGCGGTCATGCCCGACAACCCGCTATACCCGGTGACTTCGCTTGCCGAGCAAGGTGCTGCAGTTTCACCGGAAGAGTTGTTTGCGCACCTCTATGCGGCGATGGCAGAGGCTTTGAAGGAATGGAACGGCGGCCACGGTGTGGCGGATACGGTGGCGCGTTGGCGAAGGGTCGCCTGCGGCATCGGTGAGAAGATAATGGTAAACCTGCCTGACCGGTCGATTTCCGGCCATTTCGCAGGGATAGATGATAGTGGCTTGCTCAAGCTCGATACCGGCGATGGCCGGCTGATGACGATCGCCGCAGGCGACGTCTTTTTCGGATAATGGATTAAAGAACAGAATGGCTAATCAAGACGAACTGGTGTTCCTGCCGCTGGGCGGCGTTGGCGAGATCGGTATGAATCTCGCGCTCTACGGCTACGGCCCCAAGGACCATCGTCAATGGATCATGGTCGATTGCGGCGTGACTTTCCCCGGTCCGGACCTGCCGGGCGTCGATCTCGTGCTGCCTGACATCCGTTTCCTCGCCAAGGAACGCAAGAACCTCAAGGCGATCATCATCACCCACGCCCACGAGGACCACTACGGCGCCCTCAACGATCTGTGGCCAGGCCTGAATGTCCCGGTATACGCCTCCGGGTTCACCGCCGGCCTGCTGGAAGCCAAGCGCAACTATGAGCGCAACACAATGGGCCAGATCCCGATAACGCCATTCAAGGCCGGCGACCGGGTAAATATCGGTCCGTTCGAAGTCGAGGCTATCGGCGTGAACCACTCCATTCCAGAGCCGATGTCGCTTGTCATCCGAACGCCTCTGGGCAATGTCGTCCACACCGGCGACTGGAAGATCGACCACGAGCCGTCGCTTGGACCTTTCACCGATGAAGCCCGCTTCCGCCAGGTTGGCGACGAGGGCGTTCTGGCGCTGCTCTGCGATTCTACCAACGCCATGCGCGACGGCGTTTCCCCTTCCGAAAAATCCGTGTCCGAAAGCCTCGGCAGGATCATCGCCAGCGCCGAAGGCCGGGTGGCGATCACCACCTTCTCCTCGAACGTCGGTCGTATCCGCACCGTCGCCCAGGCTGCGGAAGCAGCCGGACGCGAGATCCTGCTGCTTGGTTCGTCGCTGAAGCGCGTCGTCGAGGTTGCACGCGACAATGGCCTGATGGAGGGCATTAAGCCGTTCATCGCCGAAGACGAGTACGGCTACATCCCCCGCGACAAGGTCGTCATCATCC carries:
- a CDS encoding ribonuclease J; the encoded protein is MANQDELVFLPLGGVGEIGMNLALYGYGPKDHRQWIMVDCGVTFPGPDLPGVDLVLPDIRFLAKERKNLKAIIITHAHEDHYGALNDLWPGLNVPVYASGFTAGLLEAKRNYERNTMGQIPITPFKAGDRVNIGPFEVEAIGVNHSIPEPMSLVIRTPLGNVVHTGDWKIDHEPSLGPFTDEARFRQVGDEGVLALLCDSTNAMRDGVSPSEKSVSESLGRIIASAEGRVAITTFSSNVGRIRTVAQAAEAAGREILLLGSSLKRVVEVARDNGLMEGIKPFIAEDEYGYIPRDKVVIILTGSQGEQRAALAKLSRDEMRNVALSSGDIVVFSSRAIPGNEKAIGDIKNGLIEQGIQIITDNDALVHVSGHPRRNELQQMYQWVRPQVLVPVHGEAAHLVAQKLLGEQSGIPLVPKVRNGDILRLAPGPVEVIGEAPHGRIFKDGTLIGDYDEMGIGDRKKLSFVGHVTINVLLDSKLDIVGDPDLVAIGLPQFDVEGEEMEDTLFDAVVSAIESIPRARRKDIAMLQEAVRRAVRSTANAVWGKKPIVTVFMNKI
- a CDS encoding biotin--[acetyl-CoA-carboxylase] ligase, with the translated sequence MTAADTGRRREVDYRHVALGETISTNSECLSRARAGDSGNLWVTASRQTGGRGRRGRAWASEPGNLYSSLLLIDLAPMERIGSLPLAVAVAVQEAVRSVMPAGGNPVEVKWPNDVLIGRKKTSGILIEGEALSDGRYALVIGIGINVAVMPDNPLYPVTSLAEQGAAVSPEELFAHLYAAMAEALKEWNGGHGVADTVARWRRVACGIGEKIMVNLPDRSISGHFAGIDDSGLLKLDTGDGRLMTIAAGDVFFG
- a CDS encoding NADH-quinone oxidoreductase subunit M, whose product is MTDWPILSTVIFLPLVGCLLLLFMRDDTPAGRQNIMIISLVTTLVTFVVSLFVWIGFDNGNAGFQMVEKYNWLARGISYHVGVDGISMLFIVLSTFLMPFGVLTSWNAITYRVRDYMIAFLVLETVILGVFASLDIVLFYVFFEASLIPMFLIIGVWGGPRRIYASFKFFLYTLLGSIFMLVAIIVVYNEVGSTAIPDILAHHYTERMQFWLWLAFFVSFAVKVPMWPFHTWLPDAHVEAPTAGSVDLAALLLKFGGYGFLRFSLPMFPDASAYFAPMMMVLSVIAIIYASYVALMQTDIKKMIAYSSVAHMGYVTMGIFAVNQQGIHGALFQMLSHGLISGALFLCVGVIYERMHTRDITAYGGIVSTMPKYAVAFMFFTMANVGLPGTSGFVGELLTTIGVFRISTWTAFFAATGVILSAAYMLWLYRRMIFGAVTNPKIKDLLDISIREKFIVYPMILVTLFFGIYPQPVFDVSAASVDLLIHNYNAALHVTPLAPQPK
- the nuoN gene encoding NADH-quinone oxidoreductase subunit NuoN; its protein translation is MIAETISASLYLSVPEIILAIGALVLLMVGVFAGERSGRLVTGLAILVLIAAALWILFVQGTGSAYGGAYVADGYARFMKITALVGSGVAMFMVMGEGSDEQLDRFEYPVLLLLATLGIVLMISAHDLISLYLSLELQSLALYVVCAINRDSLRSTEAGLKYFVLGALSSGMLLYGMSLVYGFTGHTTFDGIATALAGGRSLGLVFGLVFVIAGLAFKISAVPFHMWTPDVYEGAPTGVTAFLSGAPKVAAMALLVRITTTAFHPVIGDWQQIIIFVAIASMLLGSFAAVGQPNIKRLMAYSSIANMGYALVGLAAANAHGVSSVMMYMLIYMIMTLGAFACIMAMRLKDGTRVEKVSDLAGLSVTNPFMAFVLTIQMFSMAGIPPMAGFFAKYFVFTAAVEAKLYALSVIGLMASVVGAYYYLRVVRVMWFDKATVEFARVPGTLRIVFGASCIFVLAYAFFGGALGTAADVAATTLF